TTATACCTGTTTGTGGAAAATATAAATCTTGAAAGAGATCATGTTGGGAAATCAGCCATCACGCGCAGGATGTTAACTATAACTGAGGCCAACTTTATTAAGAATGGCACTGTTGATCTTGAAGATGGAGGTCATGTAACTGCCAAATGGCCTCTTAGAGATGGTCTATTGGTCGATTTTCCATTACCATTTATGCAAGGAGTTTGTTCTGTCGGTCACAGCTTCTTCTTTGCTGGTGGTGGTGACCTGAATATTTTTGACCCAGAATTGTGTTTGGATTGGGATGATCATTACCCCTCAAGGATGTGGTGCCTCAAGTATGAGGGTTCTAATTGGAGTTGGAAGTTCTGTGGAAGCATGTTCTGCCGCAGATATGGACCCTTAGTAGTCCCCTATGATGGCAAATTGTACATCTTTGGGGGTACTGGAACTGCAGATTGCTGGGTTGATATTTACAGCCTAAAATCAGGTCTATGGGAAACAAGGGAAGTGCCCGAAAGTGCTCTCTTGTCATACCCTGACTCTTACTTTCTGTGGGAGGACAGCACCAAGCCTCACAAGAAGACCCACATTGTATTGTATTCTTGTGGTGATAAACATCAAGGGCTCATGTCATATGACGTCAAGGCTAACAATTGGGAATACCTTGATTGGAATTTTCCGCCAGTTCCTAAATCTTGTACAAGGAAACTTGTTCGTTTGGGATGCAGTCATTATCTTCTGATTGTTGACTTCGCTCCAATGTGGCGTATTTATGATTTATCTAAGATGAATGTTGTGGAAACGGTGAGGGTGGATGGTTTGGACAAGACCGCAGAAATAACGTATATTTTTTGTTGCCACAACACTAGCGATGAAAGTTTGATTTATATGTTCATGGAACCTGGAAATGTTTTCGAGGGAGAGCCATCTACTAACACTGGTTCTGGGGTTGTTTCTTATGCCAGAGTCAAGCTCCAACTCAAAACTTTTTCTGCCAAGATTGAATCCAAGGGTAATCTTAACCTTGGTGATTATGTAAATCTTTATATGTGAGTATGCCCCTCTTTCTCTCTTTAAACTTCTTGACCTTATTCATTGAGTTTTGATATTTACTGCATTATCTCTGTGGACACTGGACAGGTTTGCTGTTGGAGATGAAGACCAATAATTGTAAGAAATTCTTTGTTTAAGAcgttgaaattaaagaagaatatTTGCACACTAACCTAAAATTGAAAACTCCAATCCTGAAAGAAAAATTACACCTTGAATGgctattattttttaaaatcttaactAATGTATATATACTCACCATAAAATTGTCAGAATCTAGCAACAAATAAATGTATATTCAACAAAATGAATGCTATCCAATTTTATTGAAAATGTGCTTAAATTTAATGATAGGTCTGCTCATCTTCGCTTAATGATTTTACTGATCTGTATATTTTTGCACTTGGTTCCAATATTCCGTTATGTTTGAGGGTGCTTCTTGTTGGTGGCACTCATGCTCCTGAAGAAGGAAGGAATGcaaattaatttgttaattgcTATTGTACTCTTGATTTTCGGATTTCAATCTTGACCTCCAAAATATTAATGATGATGGGGAGTTAGAAAGCGACCAAGATTaattgtgttaaatttgtttagTGACTAGACATTgggtttttttttcttctcttttttatgttgtttgacattgtatgtttcttgtgtTTTTAGTTTATGTTCAGGCGTGATCATAgttttacaaattttaaaaattaatcttgTTTGCTAGATTCGAATAGCTATCGGTATGGGGGTTTTATACGTGTTAAAGAAAAATCTGCCACTACTCGGTCCACTGCCACTCCTGCTTGCTACTAGGGATGACAATTGATATTTATAGGGGTGGAGATCCTTTCCCGTCATCCGTTACTGATTAGGAAAATGCCTCTTGTCCTCGTCCCATTTTTGtagatattaaattttaaaaaataaaaaaatcacaattatgataaaattttatacaatatagctaaattatatcaaatcaaaattaatttgaacACATTCAACTTTAACAAATCCaattcaattaaatcttttaatATACAGACTAAACTAAACGAAATAGAAAAgttttcaataaaataatataacaaaTTTTGGACTCTTGGTCGATAGTATTTTCTTAATGTTACAAATTTTCTATATCGATTTTAGAAAAGTCTCCTGGAATGATACAAATTTAAATAATGAGTTTGTCCAATTTTAATGACATTAACTAATTGTTATAATTTAATGttaataactgatttttttttacttacTATGTCATTAGATTTAGATCACTTAACAAGTTAGTTTTTGATAcgtcatatttattttttattgttggtTTGTCGTCGAAATAAACTATGGAGAACCatttaacttttttaattaataacaatatttttaaattta
Above is a genomic segment from Arachis stenosperma cultivar V10309 chromosome 1, arast.V10309.gnm1.PFL2, whole genome shotgun sequence containing:
- the LOC130961234 gene encoding uncharacterized protein LOC130961234; the protein is MAILSLLSSLEADISVPLLLSTVTVVSATATTLSLICKPRLMRLMRLYSHKKNLIRLHHEKPKSNPTGKILFFSQIGTSKALASCLCDLLEPLGVVTELVDARDYVPEALPKENLVVLVASTSEVWNQFLGQDFISTDNRSLGAHMFAGGIVNYAEGYKFGSLVVNAYGFSAFVAGKGASGDDTNLMAKAANHIRDLGDTAELNADFDSWWGSVVGVLQGAVSGGAADAMCGEYDPEDVGSSDPKLSMTQRLYLFVENINLERDHVGKSAITRRMLTITEANFIKNGTVDLEDGGHVTAKWPLRDGLLVDFPLPFMQGVCSVGHSFFFAGGGDLNIFDPELCLDWDDHYPSRMWCLKYEGSNWSWKFCGSMFCRRYGPLVVPYDGKLYIFGGTGTADCWVDIYSLKSGLWETREVPESALLSYPDSYFLWEDSTKPHKKTHIVLYSCGDKHQGLMSYDVKANNWEYLDWNFPPVPKSCTRKLVRLGCSHYLLIVDFAPMWRIYDLSKMNVVETVRVDGLDKTAEITYIFCCHNTSDESLIYMFMEPGNVFEGEPSTNTGSGVVSYARVKLQLKTFSAKIESKGNLNLGDYVNLYMFAVGDEDQ